Within Kineococcus endophyticus, the genomic segment GAGGACGTCGGCCTTGAGCTCGGTGGCGTACGCGACGACTCCGCCGCGCACAACGGCCGAGGCGCCCGGGACGTCGACGAGGGTCGCGCACAGGAGTCCGCCGGTCAGCGACTCCGCGGTGGCGACGGTCAGGCCGGCCGCCACCAGGGCGGCGACGACGGGACGCGCGTCGAGGGCCCCCGGGTCGCTCACGGGCGCAGGAGCTTCGCCCCGGCGACGAAGTACGCCCACGCGCTCCAGATCGTCAGGACGACCGCGACCGCCATCACCGCCAGGCACAGCGGGTCCAGCACGACGGGCAGCGGCAGGACGAACAGCCCGACGGCGACGGTCTGGACGACCGTCTTGATCTTGCCGCCCTTGGCCGCGGGGATGACACCGCGACGGATGACGATGAAGCGCAGCAGGGTGACGAGCAGCTCGCGCGCGAGGATGACGACGGTCATCCACCACCACACGCGGCCCTGCAGGGACAGGACGACGAGACCGGCGCCGATGAGCGCCTTGTCGGCGATGGGGTCGGCGATCTTGCCGAAGTCGGAGACGACCTCCCAGCGGCGGGCGAGGTGGCCGTCGTAGCGGTCGGTGATGCTGGCCGCGATGAAGACGACCGCCGCGGCGAGCCGCCACCTCCAGTTCGTCCCGCCGTCGGCGGCGAGGAACCAGACGAACAGCGGGACGAAGACGATGCGCAGCACCGTCAGCGCGTTCGGCAGGTGCACCCGGTGCGTGTTCCAGTGCAGACCCGCCTTGGTGCTCATGCCTCGACCGTAGTCCCCACCAGCGGTTCCGCGAGCAGGTCGGCACCGGCCACCCCCGTGACGCGGGCGCGGACGAGGTCACCCACCGCGACGGTCACGCCCGGGGGCAGGTCGAGCTCGGTCTCGCCGTCGACGTCGGGGCCCTGGTGCGCGGCGCGGCCGACGACGTGCGGGTCGCCGTCCTCGTCGACGACGGACTCGACGAGGACCTCCACCACCTCACCGAGACGTTCCTCGGCGCGCTGGGCGACGAGCTCCTCCACCAGCCGGCTGACGCGGTCGGCCCGGGCGGCGACGACGTCCTCGGGCAGCTTGCCGTCCAGGGTCGCGGCCTCGGTGCCGTCCTCGTCGGAGTAGCCGAAGATCCCGACGACGTCGAGCCGGGCGCGCTCGAGGAAGGAGCACAGCTCGTCCACGTCGGCCTCGGTCTCCCCGGGGAACCCGACGATGACGTTGGAGCGGACGCCGGCGGTCGGGAACCGTTCGCGCACCTGGTCCAGCAGGGCGAGGAAGGCGTCGGTGCTGCCGAAGCGGCGCATGCGGCGCAGCACGTTGGGCGCGGAGTGCTGGAACGACAGGTCGAAGTAGGGCACGACACCGGGCGTGGAGGTGAGGGCGTCCAGCAGGCCGGGACGGACCTCGGCCGGCTGCAGGTACGAGACGCGGACGCGCTCGATGCCCTCGACGGCGGCGACCTGCGGCAGCAGCGCCTCCAGGGCCCGCAGGTCCCCGAGGTCCTTGCCGTAGGAGGTGGTGTTCTCGCTGACGAGGAACACCTCCTTGACGCCCTGCTCGGCCAGCCACCGCGTCTCGGCGAGGACCTCGTCGGCGGGCCGGGAGACGAAGGACCCGCGGAAGGCGGGGATGGCGCAGAACGAGCAGCGGCGGTCGCAGCCGGCTGCGATCTTCACCGGAGCCCACGGCCCGGAGCCCAGGCGGCGGCGCACGACCCGGGGGCCGCTCGCGGGGGCGAGGCCCTCCGGCAGGTCGGGTTCGGCGAGGGTGACGGCGCGAGCCGCCTGGCGCTGGGCCTGGCGGTCGGCCGGAGCCAGCGGCAGCAGCGTCCGGCGGTCCCGCGGGACGTGGGACTCCCGCTTCTCCCCGTGCAGGATCGCCTCGAGGTGGCTGGAAAGGTCCCCGTAGGAGTCGAACCCGAGCACGGCGTCGGCCTCGGGCAGCGACTCGGCGAGGTCCTTGCCGTAGCGCTCGGCCATGCAGCCGACCGCGACGACCGCCTTGGTCCGCCCCGCCTCCTTGAGGTCGGCGGCGGCCAGGACCGTGTCGATGGAGTCCTTCTTGGCCTGCTCCACGAACCCGCAGGTGTTGACGACCGCCACGTCGGCGCCGTCCGCGTCGTCGACCAGCGTCCAGCCGGCGTCGGCCAGACGGCCGGCGAGCTCCTCGGAGTCGACGTCGTTGCGGGCGCAGCCGAGGGTCACGAGGGCGACGGAACGAGTGGTGGCGGGCACGGTTCCAGGGTACGTGGCCCGAGGACCCCGTCCGGTCGTCGCCGAGCCCCGCAGGATCGGGGAGCGGGAGACGGGGAGGGTCAGGCCGTGCGGGCGCGCGGGGTCTGGGGGGCGGGGACGCGACCGACCTCGCCGACGTCCGGGGCGGCCGGGGCGGGCGCGTCCTCGGTGTGCGGCGCGGCCGCGGGAGCACTGCCGTGCAACGGGTCCACCTCCCGCGGCGCGGCGGGGGCGTGCTGGTGCGGGTGGTCCAGCGGGGCACCCTCGTCGAGGAGGGCGCGCATGGGCCGCGTGGGGCGGAACCACCCGCCGTCCGGCGGCAGGGCCGTGAGCCGGGTGCGGCCGAGGGAGACCTGGAACGCGCCCGGCACGTCCTCGAGGTCGACGAACTCGATGAGCGGGGACTCCTGCGCGTACCCCGCGACCTCGGCGAAGGACAGGACGACGACCCGGACCCCGGCGCGGTGCAGTTCCTCCAGGGGCGCGAGGAAGTTCCGGCCGTCCCCGCTGGCGACGACGACGCGGCGCAACCGGTGGCTGGCCTGGCGGGAGGCGATGTGCTGCAGCATCGCGTCGTCGACGTCGTCCTCGGGGTGGACCTTCGGCCGCGCGAACACGGCGTACCCGAAGTTGCGCAACGCCTCGATCCAACCCCGCAACGAGACCGCGCTCGTCGGGTGGACGTTGGTGAACACGCACCCCTCGACCTCGTGGTCGGCGGCCTCTGCGAGGAACCACCGGGCGATCGCGTCGAACCGCGGGCGGTCCGAGGACGCCGGTCGCGACCCCAGGATCGAGGACAGCGTCATGTCGATGTTCGGTGCGTCCCAGACCAGGAGGTCGAGGTCGCGGCGCTCGGTGTCGCGGCGTTCACTCCGGTCGCCGGGCCGGTCGGCGGACTGCCGGACGGGCTCGGGGGGTCGGGGCGCGTCCATGGCTCAAAGTTACACGGAGAGTCACCGTTCGGCGATGCATTGCTCGCTCTCCGTGACGTGTCGTGCGCGCGGGTTCGGATCGTCGGAGCGGAGGGCCGAACCTACCGGCCCTCCGCTCCGACGGTCCCGCCCCCGGGGGCGGGATCGTCGACGCAGCCGGCTCACCCTGTGAGCACGACGCGTCGACGAGCCCACCCCCGGAGGGCGCGAGCGGGGTTCAGCGACGGTCGAGCAGTTCCCAGGCGTCCTCGGACCCGTCGCTGCCGTCGAGGTCGATGACCTCCGGCTCGCCGGTGGGTTCCATGGCCGTCGGGGGTTCCTCACCGCGCATGAGCGCCAGGGTGCCGGGCAGGTCGTCCGGGCGGACCAGCACGTCGCGAGCCTTGGACCCCTCGCTGGGGCCGACGACGCCGCGGGACTCCAGGAGGTCCATGAGGCGACCGGCCTTGGCGAACCCGACGCGCAGCTTGCGCTGCAGCATCGACGTCGACCCGAACTGCGTCGTCACGACGAGCTCGGTCGCCTGCAGCAGGACGTCGAGGTCGTCGCCGATCTCCTCGTCGACCTGCTTCTTCTGCGTCGTCACCACGACGTCGTCGCGGTACACGGGCCGCAGCTGCGCCTTGACGTGCGAGACGACGGCCTCGACCTCGCTCTCGGTGACCCAGGCCCCCTGCACGCGCATGGGCTTGGAGGCCCCCATGGGCAGGAAGAGCGCGTCGCCCTGCCCGACGAGCTTCTCGGCGCCGGGCTGGTCGAGGACGACGCGGGAGTCGGCGAGCGAACTCGTCGCGAAGGCCAGCCGCGAGGGCACGTTGGCCTTGATGATCCCGGTGACGACGTCGACGGAGGGGCGCTGCGTCGCCAGCACGAGGTGGATCCCGGCGGCGCGGGCGAGCTGGGTGATGCGCTGGATCGAGGCCTCGACGTCGCGCGGCGCGACCATCATGAGGTCGGCCAGCTCGTCGACGATCACCAGCAGGTACGGGTAGGGGTGCAGCACCCGCTGCGAGCCCTCCGGCACCTGGACCTTGCCGGCCTTGACGGCCTTGTTGAAGTCGTCGACGTGCTTGAACCCGAACGCGGCGAGGTCGTCGTAG encodes:
- the pgsA gene encoding CDP-diacylglycerol--glycerol-3-phosphate 3-phosphatidyltransferase, with amino-acid sequence MSTKAGLHWNTHRVHLPNALTVLRIVFVPLFVWFLAADGGTNWRWRLAAAVVFIAASITDRYDGHLARRWEVVSDFGKIADPIADKALIGAGLVVLSLQGRVWWWMTVVILARELLVTLLRFIVIRRGVIPAAKGGKIKTVVQTVAVGLFVLPLPVVLDPLCLAVMAVAVVLTIWSAWAYFVAGAKLLRP
- the rimO gene encoding 30S ribosomal protein S12 methylthiotransferase RimO, producing MPATTRSVALVTLGCARNDVDSEELAGRLADAGWTLVDDADGADVAVVNTCGFVEQAKKDSIDTVLAAADLKEAGRTKAVVAVGCMAERYGKDLAESLPEADAVLGFDSYGDLSSHLEAILHGEKRESHVPRDRRTLLPLAPADRQAQRQAARAVTLAEPDLPEGLAPASGPRVVRRRLGSGPWAPVKIAAGCDRRCSFCAIPAFRGSFVSRPADEVLAETRWLAEQGVKEVFLVSENTTSYGKDLGDLRALEALLPQVAAVEGIERVRVSYLQPAEVRPGLLDALTSTPGVVPYFDLSFQHSAPNVLRRMRRFGSTDAFLALLDQVRERFPTAGVRSNVIVGFPGETEADVDELCSFLERARLDVVGIFGYSDEDGTEAATLDGKLPEDVVAARADRVSRLVEELVAQRAEERLGEVVEVLVESVVDEDGDPHVVGRAAHQGPDVDGETELDLPPGVTVAVGDLVRARVTGVAGADLLAEPLVGTTVEA
- a CDS encoding NYN domain-containing protein: MDAPRPPEPVRQSADRPGDRSERRDTERRDLDLLVWDAPNIDMTLSSILGSRPASSDRPRFDAIARWFLAEAADHEVEGCVFTNVHPTSAVSLRGWIEALRNFGYAVFARPKVHPEDDVDDAMLQHIASRQASHRLRRVVVASGDGRNFLAPLEELHRAGVRVVVLSFAEVAGYAQESPLIEFVDLEDVPGAFQVSLGRTRLTALPPDGGWFRPTRPMRALLDEGAPLDHPHQHAPAAPREVDPLHGSAPAAAPHTEDAPAPAAPDVGEVGRVPAPQTPRARTA